One genomic region from Sphingobacterium sp. UGAL515B_05 encodes:
- a CDS encoding transposase, protein MQDAERKLLSLLMPEGLLEYFQILEVDQVDNQLHIYLDELNIAPTGYENSKLESKGFMPSTEISDFPIRGQKVTLHIRRRRWTVLDTGDIITRDWNLVREGTRMTTEFGLFLKKIFG, encoded by the coding sequence TTGCAAGACGCCGAACGTAAATTACTATCCCTATTGATGCCCGAAGGGCTTTTAGAATACTTTCAGATTTTAGAAGTCGATCAGGTTGACAATCAGCTCCACATTTATCTAGACGAGCTTAATATTGCTCCAACGGGCTATGAGAACAGCAAGTTGGAGTCAAAGGGCTTTATGCCTTCCACAGAGATTTCAGACTTTCCCATTAGAGGTCAGAAAGTTACTCTACATATCCGCCGCCGCCGCTGGACAGTGTTAGATACGGGAGATATTATCACAAGAGATTGGAACCTGGTGCGTGAGGGTACTCGAATGACGACTGAATTCGGGCTTTTTTTAAAGAAGATATTTGGATAA
- a CDS encoding HAD family hydrolase, with product MEKIKNIVLDYGNVIFMIDFVKLKDAFTQLGIENVDAVFGHHGQSALFDNFDKGKIDSTQFREGIRELTQNPALTDAQIDTAWNSLLIGVPQGNHEILVQLKDRYRTFLLSNNNAIHYAYCMNDIHEKYGVADNEGFFEKTYYSHLVGMRKPDAEIFELVMQEQQLDPAETLFIDDSPQHLATAKQLGWHTALCTKEKPLRILLEEFELL from the coding sequence ATGGAAAAAATTAAAAATATTGTTCTTGATTATGGGAATGTGATCTTTATGATCGACTTTGTAAAATTGAAAGATGCTTTTACTCAGTTAGGTATAGAAAATGTTGATGCCGTATTTGGACATCATGGTCAAAGTGCACTTTTTGATAATTTTGATAAAGGAAAAATTGATTCGACGCAATTTCGTGAGGGGATAAGAGAACTAACCCAAAACCCAGCACTGACGGATGCACAGATTGATACAGCCTGGAACAGTTTACTGATCGGTGTACCACAGGGTAATCATGAGATTTTAGTCCAGTTGAAAGATCGATACCGTACCTTTTTGTTAAGTAACAACAATGCAATTCATTATGCCTACTGTATGAATGATATTCATGAGAAATATGGTGTTGCCGACAATGAAGGTTTTTTTGAAAAGACCTATTACTCCCATTTAGTAGGGATGCGCAAACCAGATGCAGAGATTTTTGAATTGGTTATGCAAGAGCAACAATTGGATCCGGCAGAGACTTTATTTATTGATGATAGTCCTCAACATCTGGCAACAGCAAAACAATTGGGTTGGCATACGGCATTGTGTACTAAGGAGAAACCGCTAAGAATTTTGTTGGAAGAATTCGAATTGCTATAA
- a CDS encoding transposase, translating into MDNYPVSAQLVGLFFQVDGKQLQDQYKNHLSDFHDWSQKPHAERWTLFPGNISERLSIDETSFSNGELYTIVSSKSAKGGKGTILATIKGTKAEDIITVLELIPLRSRNKVKEVTMDMAPNMAKAIRRCFRNARRVVDRFHVQKLAYDAVQELRIKYRWEVLDAESKKIMESRKGGIPYEPELLPNGDTLKQLLARSRHLLFKHPSRWSENQKHRAELLFMRFPKLKLAYDLGIALGDIQ; encoded by the coding sequence TTGGATAACTATCCTGTCAGTGCCCAATTGGTAGGGTTATTCTTCCAGGTGGACGGCAAGCAACTTCAGGATCAATACAAGAACCATCTCAGTGACTTCCATGACTGGAGCCAAAAGCCACATGCAGAGCGATGGACTCTTTTCCCCGGGAACATCTCTGAACGCTTGAGCATCGATGAGACCAGTTTTAGCAACGGTGAATTATATACCATTGTTAGCAGTAAATCGGCAAAAGGAGGTAAAGGGACGATCCTAGCGACTATCAAGGGCACCAAGGCCGAAGATATCATCACTGTTCTTGAGTTAATACCTTTACGGTCAAGGAATAAGGTAAAGGAGGTGACCATGGATATGGCGCCGAACATGGCCAAGGCAATCCGTAGATGTTTCAGGAATGCCAGGCGTGTGGTCGACCGGTTCCATGTCCAAAAGTTAGCTTACGATGCAGTGCAGGAACTTCGTATTAAGTATCGTTGGGAAGTATTGGATGCGGAAAGCAAGAAGATAATGGAATCGCGAAAGGGAGGAATCCCATATGAACCCGAGTTGTTGCCTAATGGAGACACGCTCAAACAGCTACTGGCTAGATCCAGACACCTCTTGTTCAAACACCCAAGCCGATGGTCCGAAAACCAGAAACACCGAGCTGAATTGTTGTTCATGCGGTTTCCCAAGCTAAAGCTCGCTTATGACCTTGGAATTGCCCTGGGTGATATTCAATAA
- a CDS encoding dihydrofolate reductase family protein, with protein sequence MKVTLIANISANGKVLLAENSSYQAPQEAIIEFMSIATKAGNYVMGRKTFEMLEGAFVNIKAAFQGIELVILSEGGSISKEFKVVAHPNEAMKHLSEKGFEEIIIGGGTATYNLFLEGKWVTDIYFNIHPVIIGNGGILATDHKLISNFKLVGHKQVTENILQLHLTKM encoded by the coding sequence ATGAAAGTTACATTGATAGCAAACATCTCCGCAAACGGAAAAGTACTATTAGCTGAAAACAGCAGCTACCAGGCACCACAAGAAGCCATAATTGAATTTATGAGCATAGCTACCAAAGCCGGTAACTATGTTATGGGAAGAAAAACCTTTGAGATGTTAGAAGGCGCATTTGTAAATATCAAAGCCGCTTTCCAGGGTATTGAGCTGGTCATTCTCTCTGAAGGAGGGAGTATATCAAAAGAGTTCAAGGTTGTGGCCCACCCGAATGAGGCTATGAAGCATCTCTCAGAAAAAGGATTTGAGGAAATTATTATTGGCGGTGGCACCGCAACTTATAATCTTTTCCTTGAAGGCAAATGGGTGACGGATATTTACTTTAACATACATCCCGTAATTATTGGCAATGGTGGGATTTTAGCAACAGACCATAAATTGATCTCTAATTTTAAACTGGTGGGCCATAAACAGGTAACTGAAAACATTCTTCAGCTTCATTTAACAAAGATGTGA
- the rpsU gene encoding 30S ribosomal protein S21, giving the protein MIIVNVKEGESLDRALKRFKKKFEKTGVLRELRSRQAYEKRSVTRRIQVKKAIYKQSLNQDVAN; this is encoded by the coding sequence ATGATTATCGTAAATGTAAAAGAAGGAGAATCTTTAGATAGAGCATTGAAACGTTTCAAAAAGAAATTCGAAAAAACTGGAGTTTTAAGAGAGTTGCGTTCACGTCAAGCTTACGAAAAGAGATCTGTAACTCGTCGCATTCAAGTGAAAAAAGCGATTTACAAACAATCTTTGAATCAAGATGTAGCTAACTAA
- a CDS encoding helix-turn-helix domain-containing protein — translation MTLITRCEKDTGKERSLELRDAIELLGGKWKICILQQLSYLGTMRFKDLLETIIGISPKVLTAELQQLEQNYLVVRTINNTKPITVSYSLTAHAYEARAVYNALLEFGAKHRKKIKEVAKASHTHAQCT, via the coding sequence ATGACATTAATTACACGATGCGAAAAAGATACCGGTAAAGAAAGATCGCTGGAGCTAAGAGATGCTATTGAACTATTAGGAGGAAAATGGAAAATATGTATCCTGCAGCAACTTTCGTATTTAGGTACTATGCGGTTTAAAGACCTCCTGGAAACCATTATTGGCATTTCGCCAAAAGTGCTGACAGCAGAGTTGCAGCAGTTGGAACAAAATTATTTGGTGGTAAGAACGATAAACAATACTAAACCCATTACGGTTTCTTATTCACTTACAGCACATGCTTACGAAGCAAGAGCCGTTTACAATGCCTTGTTGGAATTTGGTGCTAAACACAGAAAGAAAATAAAAGAAGTAGCTAAAGCATCCCATACACATGCTCAGTGTACTTGA
- a CDS encoding transposase, whose protein sequence is MIFNKCQDKKIAFTKLGLWHNQVENAGIASFESVARSIAAHHQYILHYFDNRSTNASAESFNAKLKAFRSVFRGVRDTTFFLYRVMKLYA, encoded by the coding sequence GTGATATTCAATAAATGCCAGGACAAAAAGATAGCATTTACCAAACTGGGACTGTGGCATAATCAGGTTGAAAATGCGGGCATCGCTTCATTTGAGAGCGTAGCAAGATCCATTGCAGCGCATCATCAATACATTCTACACTACTTCGACAATAGAAGCACCAATGCTTCAGCAGAATCTTTCAATGCAAAGCTCAAAGCGTTCAGGAGTGTCTTTCGCGGTGTAAGGGACACCACATTCTTCCTATATAGAGTAATGAAATTGTATGCTTAA